GCTACAGCTTCTATCCGGTCTATTGCGGCCTGTACAACGTGCCGTTCGAGCGCATCCCGGTCGATGCGCAACTGGCCGTTCAGCTCGCGGATTACCAGCGCCCGAACGGCGGCATCCTGTTCGCCAGTCCGAACGCGCCCACCGGCATCGCGGTCCCGCTGGCGGACATCGAGGCCTTGCTGCAGGCGAACCCCGATACGGTCGTGCTGGTGGACGAGGCGTATATCGATTTCGGCGGCGCCAGCGCGGTGCCGCTGGTGGCGCGCTACCCGAACCTGCTGGTGGTCCAGACGCTGTCCAAATCGCGTTCGCTGGCGGGCATGCGGGTCGGTTTCGCGATCGGCGACGCCGGTCTCATCACCGCGCTCGAACGCGTGAAAAGCAGTTTCAACTCCTATCCGCTCGATCATCTCGCGCAGGCTGGCGCGGTGGCCGCGATCGAGGACGAGGAAGCCTTTACGCAAGGTTGCGACGCGATCATCGCGACCCGCAGCCGGCTTGCCGCCGCACTGGATGCCTTGGGCTTCGACGTGCTGCCGTCGTCGGCCAATTTCCTGTTCGCGCGCCACCCGGCCCATGCCGGCACGGCATTGCAGGCCGGGCTGCGCGCCGCCGGCGTGCTCGTGCGGCGCTTCGATGCGCCCCGCATCGCCGATTACCTGCGCATCACCGTCGGCACTGACGCAGAATGTGCGCGCCTCGTCGAGGTCCTGCGTCCGCTCGTGCAGGCGGCATGACGATGGCGGCGGCGGCGCGGCGGCACGGCCGCGTGTCCGACACGGCGCCTGCCGCGCGCACCTGACCCCGGGACGCGACGATGATCGACCCGGTCACGATCCTCGGCATCAGTTCGCTGTCGGCACTGCTGGCGCTGGTGATCATGGGTTCCCTTGCGCGAGGCGGCATTCCGGGTACGCGCGAGTGGGGCTGGGCGAACGTCGCGCTGGTGTGCGGCATCCTCCTGCTGGTCA
This region of Robbsia betulipollinis genomic DNA includes:
- the hisC gene encoding histidinol-phosphate transaminase translates to MEKYWTPLARTLTPYVPGEQPRIPNLVKLNTNENPHPPSPRVLEAIRAACDARLRLYPDPSATRLKEAIARRYDVRPDQVFVGNGSDEVLAHAFPAFFQQDRLILFPDISYSFYPVYCGLYNVPFERIPVDAQLAVQLADYQRPNGGILFASPNAPTGIAVPLADIEALLQANPDTVVLVDEAYIDFGGASAVPLVARYPNLLVVQTLSKSRSLAGMRVGFAIGDAGLITALERVKSSFNSYPLDHLAQAGAVAAIEDEEAFTQGCDAIIATRSRLAAALDALGFDVLPSSANFLFARHPAHAGTALQAGLRAAGVLVRRFDAPRIADYLRITVGTDAECARLVEVLRPLVQAA